Below is a genomic region from Syngnathoides biaculeatus isolate LvHL_M chromosome 5, ASM1980259v1, whole genome shotgun sequence.
GATGTTACTGTCCAGATGAGAGCCCCCGACGCCCGCTAAAATCACTTTGTCCGGAGCCGAAGAGATCCCTCTTCTCATCTTGTACTCGGGTGCTACCACCCCCccccttgcttttttttttccgctccgTTCCGCGTCGACACTTTTCAAGCCGCTCTCGTTGCTAATCCAGCTCGCGAGTGACAAAAATAATCAGCGCGAAGCAAAGATGAACGTCTGAATCATCGACTTTCGCAAAGCGCTCGCCCTGGGGTGCGTGCATTGAGGCAGATGCggcggatgaaaaaaaagtcgcgcAAGTCTCGTCCAGCCCGTCGAGAAGTGGCTCCAGGAAGCGGGCCCGATGAATGGAAGGGAAGGGAAACGCTTTACGCGCTCGAGAGCCCTCCCGCGAAACTCGGATTTCCCGGCAACATTTCAAACACAATTTGCATGCCTCGCGCCATTGGCTGGCCGCGCGGGAGTCGCCGCCCCGTTTTCCGGCGGGTCTGTCCAATGACGTCTCCCGAATCCCCTGCGCCACGTGCTCATTGGCAGGTGTAAACAGGTGACGTCACGACCCACGCGGGCCGTAAATCCCCAACCGGGGCGCTAGATGGAGCCGGCGACTAGTCGTGCGCGGGCACGTTGGAGCGGATGTACTCAAACAGATTGGGAAGCCCAATTTACCCTCGCTGAAGTGCATTTTTGGAACCACAACGTGTTTTCATCAACAAAGTCACAATGTCAATACATGCATCAATAACAAATACATGATTGCtgtttgtgtgatttttgtcagttttttcgGTGATACTTGAccaataaatctgattctgatcatcCTAGTGCATTTACACTGTCACTTTTGGACACTCGCATTTATCAGCAAAGTTAAAAGGTCACCACATATTCTACAAAGAGCAATTCCACAAGgatgaagccagaagtttacactGCAAAAGCatgtttcattttccatccatccattttcatagtttatcctcacgagggtcgcggggagtgccggagcctatcccagcgggggacaccctgaactggttgccagccaatcgcagggcacatcgagacaaacaaccacactcacaccgaggggcaatttatccatccatccatccatccattttctttgccgcttatcctcacgagggtctcggggagtgctggagctcatcccagctgtcaatgggcaggtgacggggtacaccctgaactggtcgccaaacaatcgcagggcgcatggagacaaacagccggactcacaatcacaccttggggcaatttagagtgtccaattagtgttgcatggttttgggatgtaggaggaaactggtgtgcccacccggagaaaacccacgcaggcatggggtagaacatgcaaactccacacaggcgggcccatgattgaacccgggacctcagaactgtgagggcagtTCCCGTGCCGCACGTTTcatttttccaaattaattttatgttattttcttCAAGCTCAAAGGTTTACGTCCGCAAAAGTCcgatgtctttaaagaacatggggaagcccagatgatgaggtcatggcttcaATAATTTtaactgacctgaaacaggaaacgttttgtctgatttgactatagacagtgagacaaaaaaaaaaaaaaaaaattttgcagtgcatgtaaacttctggctccAACTGTGTGTGTATAGACGGTGCCGCTAGAAATTACACACACCTCATTGTTTGTATGACATTTATTATctccacatttttaaaaatatatcaaaaattCAAGTTGTCAGGAAGCTTTATTGGTTACATTTCAcaaagtaaaatatattttaaaaaaagaacataaagaaCACATTCTCACTGACAAATAAATTTGATCACTTGTGCATatcaaaatgtccaaattgCACATGATTACGATGCAACCATCCATTTATACCGTTTGCATTAACACGGAGTTTttgattgacaaaaacaaaaaaaaataaacgcgcAAATGTCTCGACTCCCTCAGGCAGTAGCAACACTGAATCctgtttttcccccattaaaaATTGGCCAAGGTCAATAAATATTAGGAATTtgtgaaaacaaacataaatcagtgtaaacatttttgatttgCATATTCAACATTTGACCTCAATCAAAGTTAATGTACATTCCAAAAGTGGTCACAATATCTTAAACTCACCCGCCATTTTCCTTAAAGTGTTTCAAGTGGTGACATATTAACATAAAGTACTGCATACGGAATGTGGTCCAGTCAGCGCTTCCCGGATCGAGTCCATTCAGGCGAAGAGGAACCACCGCGTCCGACGAGCGCGCCCGCGTTTGCGTGCTTCGCAATCGCAAGTCGACAGCGAACGCAAACGTGGCGAGCGAGGGGCGACGCTCGGAATTCCCGCCAAGAAGCGCAAAACGTTTTTCCGAGGTTTGCCTTGCGCGCACCGAAACTCGTGGCCGATTGTGATGCGAAGCCCGAAAACACCCTGCGATATAGTGATGGCGTGACGGgatataagacaaaaaaaaaaaaaacatttttataaatgaCCATTGATCTCTACTCTTTTTGTAGGCTATTAATTATGAAATGGTTGCACTACTAGTAATCTGTGGTATCGCTGTCAGCGTGAATGTAGTTatgctaattacatttttaatatatttgcatttaatcttcaAGAGCTCCTTATTTTTAAAGTCGtgtaaatttcattttcatttaatttaaaaacattttaaacttttgaTTTTTCCTCTATTTAAGAGTTCAAACTTTTTAATGTAATGGTGTATTAAAATCATATTAAATATAGTTATGAATAAAAGCTGTTTTTCTACTATGGTACAGCacctcccccgccccccagtGGTATGTGGcgtaaaatgtaatgttttattttttcttaaagcAGCATCCTAATTTCACTCGTTTCGTTTGCGATgaacacacgcgcacgcaatTACCCACGCGACGGGAGTGTCTGGTGACGGCGGACAATCGAGCTCCGGCTACACAACGGCGACCTTTGTGTGCCGTCCCAGCCACAGTGCGCATATTTGTACTCCACCGTCTTGCCTGTGAGTATGACTTGCGGTATTCGCCTCCCCGCTCCCACGGCGCCGACTCAAATCGCGCCCAGGAACAGGCCGTCTCCAGTTCAGTCCACGCTGTTGTCAATAAAGACCTTCTGTCAGATATGTTGGCGACACAATCCCGGTTCATGATGTCCGctcaaagactcttctgtcttcAAAtcgtttaaagaaaaaaacaacaacaacaaaaaaaaaaaaacgacatactgtacttccttttgtttgtttgcgtgaAAACCTTTGTCGGTATCTGGAGGAGGCGTCAGTGTGTTTTGTCGTTGTTGTTACAGAGGTCATGCGGGGACTGGGCGGAGGAGGCGTGTGAGGGCGTCTTTGCGGCGCCGGCTTTGCTTTTGACTTTGGGGAGCAGGACAAGTGCGGCCAGGATGCTGATGATGTGCATGTGGAAGTACATGGACctgcaacaaacaaacaaacacagtcGCTGTGTCACAACAGGGAGAACTGGTCcgagtatagagctcgtgcacctacgtcaccgtcGTCACGTGACTgaccatattgacggtctagcaaagcatttttcCATGCTAAGTCGGATGGAGAAGGCGTGAAAATCTGTCTTATAGCAAGACcctcagagttttgtctgataccgttaaacatttagaaggtgataataagcGAAGGTACGTGgagaaatgagagacacttggcatagaggacccatatttaatgccgaagttgatgttttcgccgataagaaattggactcttaacccgcttccgcttgttttggacaactggatctacacgtggatccggtgagtaagtcgtcgaggtTTAcgtggaagagtttgaaactgtataaaagtctgcatgcatacaaatacttcgttgctggagcTGTTCTCACTTGAGAATGAATCCCAggtagtgatggagccactcagatttttttcaatattttaaaaaaaaaaatgacccttggttttacacaaactcgcattcattaattatgattggaaaaaaaaaaaaaaagactgagtcgGCTCCTgagtacacgaagcgtgttgcagccacatgttaaacttcggtaaacctctccgtgacaagtacgcattgttctcaaattagtccaaaaaaaaaaaaaaaaaaacactgggataggcttcagcccccgtgaacggaagcgtgttgcggccacacgttaacctacataaacatGTAGTGTGTGTCACATGTCTACACATGATGGTCAAACACTGTGATCGAcggtttattctttttttttaaatacccattggactcatttgagaacatccatccattttctttgccacttatcctcaaaagggtcgcacagagtgctggagccaaccccagctgtcaacgtgcaggaggcagggtacaccctgaactggttgccagccaatcgcagggcacatggagacaaacagccgcactcccaatcacacctaggggcaatttagagtgtccaatccatgttgcatgtttttggggatgtgggaggaaacaggagtgcccggagaaaagccacgcaggcaccggacctcagaactgtgaggccaatgctcatgagctgttccaccgtgccagcCAGATGAGTcctatttccattatttttaaagaGAAACTTCATACAAAAATCAGAGCGATCCCAACGGCCGTTCCACCGTTTTGTTTGCTTGACTTTAAAGTGTCCACGGCAAACATTTCCCCCACAGATGCTGCAGCTCTTAATCTCGCATGAACGCTCTTCCCGCATTAGAGGCAAAAATGACGATGAGTCAAAAATACCTGTAATAGATCATGGTGGGTTCCACTGCCAAGAGTAGAAAGGGCATGACAGTGTAGGCGATGGCCAGCTGGGTGAACGCCCACGTCAAGATGTCGTAAACCAGCTTTAAACTTCTGCGGCCCAGGAGGCGATGGCGGAACGACTTGCGGACCTTGTGGGCGGAGACCGACACTGATGAATGTATACAATGCAAATCGCATCCGCTTGCTGGCGCAAATGTGCTCAACTCACAGCTCGCGCTGCCAGCGTGATCAGGATGCCGGTGACGAAGGTGAAATAGTACCCTGGGTAAACGCCGTGCCATAAGGCAGACAAGATGAAGGTCAAGGCCAAGCGGTGCCGCGGCGCTCGGTCATAACACACCCTGGTGATGAACGGCGGGAAGACGGcagaaaattaattaaaatcacGTGCAAACACATCAGTCAACCCTGCGCTATCGTCATCGTTCGCGTGCACGCTCGCATGCAAATTCGCTCATTTTCAAGCCATTATTTTTGATGAGTCTCTTTCTGCACAATATACAAAAGTGTGAATGTAGATTGGCTCTTCTTCAGTGATACATTGCAAGAAGCCAAAATCTtaccaaaaatatgtcttacttGTGGTCAAAACTAATTGGACGACACTAAAAACGAGACTCCAAAGGTACAAAAGTAACTTGTTTaatagttctttttttcttacttcCACTGGCATTTATTTCCACTTAATTCAAGTGAAAATTGTCTTGAAATAAGTTGAAATGGTCTAAAATAGACTTGAGTGTGATGACATGCGCTGTTCCCGTGTGTGGTAAAGTTGcacttgtttgaaggtttataatCAATGGAGCATTTATGctaatttattcaaatattacagtatatgttaTCATTAAGCCAGCACGTTTGTGAGATGAATTTACACAGCTGAAATATACCAGGctaaaatctctttttttatatGTCAGCTCGACAAACttcaaaaagttacaaaaaataaaaggttgGAAACAACCACAAGTTGCCTAATTTGGGAACCAAGTggaatgagaatttttttatttcctaaatGATGTGAAACAAAATGATTGCGGTGAGAGTGAGAAAAGAAGCTCGGGAAGTCTttagcaaacatggtgaagcagcatttagctattatgctgcacacaaatggaagaagttgccaacagaggtgaggtcggccccaagtgtgaatgtttttaaatccaagttgaaaacttctattttctcatgctttttcgaatatatatccactttttgatcatattacttgcactgtatacggtattaattgtctttttaaatattttgttcctcattttcattgtttttatcccgttttaaatcttttctctctttgttttcaaatgcctttaatcgtgtagattgagttacctcgtgtatgaaatgcgctatacaaatacatttgccttGCTTTGCTCAGCTTTAAAGCGATGAAGTGTGTTTTACTAagtttaaatgcatttaaagcACGCAGGAGAGGTCAAAATTTTCCACGCGGCTTGCTGTGGAAAATCAATCCGCGATAAAGGGTGACCTGCCGTATTTACATTTTAAGCCATTTTCCAGTTTGTATGTTCCAGTTGTCGATGAAAGTCTTGAAGCTGGTCGCTGTCTGGAAAAGACAAAGAGGTCAAATGATTATTTCGTGAAAAGTCTGCCCCGTGTTTGAATTCCAGACTGAAGGACGTGCACGGTACTTCAATCCCCACGATGTTCAAGTTACTGAGGAGGTTCCACGAAGCCTTTCCATGTTCATCCATCCCTGAGAAACCAAAACCGGCAGCATTGTTGATGGCATCACCTGACACAAGacgaagaagaacaaaaagctaatttagGACAAAAGCGGCGAACTGCAGTgagcaaagaaaagaaaataaaccgctgggataggcttcagcccccgtacacggaagcgtgttgcggccacatgttaacctacgtaaacatcactgtgaccgacagtttattttattattatttactttatttactttcattcattaactatgattggggggaaaaaaagcaaatttaagACTAAAGCTGCAAACTGCAGTGAGCAGCCCGTCACATCCTCACAACTGTCAAGACGCATGAAagaggtacacacacacacacacaatggactGGGGTTGAAACATGGACTATCATGAGGACTCTCATAAGTATTtgcttttttaattcattcagaaATGCAGCTATATATTTACAACTGGTTTGAGTACCACTCGAGAAATATTTTAATAACACTGGACTATGATAGTTTGTAATATCAAAGGTTGCAACGCACTTTATAAGAGATGGAAATTCCCCACACTTAACGAATAACGTATGACGAATACGACGGAGCCTTGAAGATGAGAACACATCATCTTGCGAGACTCGATGAATGATCTCCATTTGGCAGCTGTTTGCTCCATACAACTTTGAACTTATTTCTTGGTCTGATCATTGACTGGACCCGCGAGGTTATCaacgaaattaaaaaaaagtgaaaaatgacaaaatctcAAGGACAAATTTGTCTGTCAACAGGACCGGGAAATGACCCTcaaattcaaaccaaaatggcggacaTTCTATGTCTTTTTGGACTTGGCAACACACAGTTCAAATGTCAATCAAATGTCAGGTTGCCAGGTTTGAGATTGAatccccaccccaaaaataaatttaacCCTAAACTATGTTCCTCACCGAGTGTCCACGCAAAGTAGAATTTGGAGCGGGCAGCTTGGATGGAAAACAAAGCGTAGGCGAGGCGCGTGATGAAGGGGGCTTGGCTGACAAAGTGCGGCTGCACGTTGTACTGGATGGGCAAGGAGCGGGTGATGGTGAGAAAGAAGAGCATGCAGCCACAGCACACCAGCAACTTTTGACACACGGCTTTCTGTGGGGACGATGGACACAACGCACACGAGCATAAAATGAAAGCAGGATGATGCGAAGAAAACTATTTGCACGCATATCTACGATTTCAGTTTACTTaacatgcaggtttttgggaatgtggaagaAAAACTTGACCAATACTTGTGGCAGATGAGCCAGCCACAGGCGCCCTCCGCTGCCTTCTCGAGACAACACTCTATTCACTCTATTTAGTTATTTCATAAGGGGAATTAACTGATCACAGTagcagcatttattttattctcatgtttattatttattcattatataTAATAGAacaattattatattttcattacatatattatataaattatatatatttatttggatTCATAATATACAGTGGACCTACGAGTTAAACTTAAACACCAATATATGTGGGTATCAAAATAAtattccccccacccaaaaaaataaataaaagagaaaatataattttgttttaaaatgtaaattttgacaTCTTGTAATTTGGAAAACTCATAAATTGGGGAACCTGTAAGTATAGGTACAGCAGTATGTCCAACcaacaagaaacaaaaacacagagcaGCATTGagggatttaaaaataaattaaattgaacacaaaaaaacaggggaaaaaatTGTCAATGGTAATTAAGAAATATAATCTAATACGACTCATCTGTAAAATGAATGCAAGTATACAGGATCTCAATCacataaaactaaaatataacCAATACAGTGTATGCACAATATAAGAATATGCATAAACTTGAAGagcaattaaataaattaaggtATTTAAGTACAACCTAACAAAGAAAATTAAGTTGGGGTGAGGAATTCAGTTAACTCTTCTACCTGGAAAgtaaaatttacaaaataaaattgtgaaatcgttggaagaaaaaatatttgacattggaTATGAAAAGAAGACTGTACGTCATGGTAAACTGATGCAAATTGGgggtttaaaaaagaaactattAAACAGATGGTCTCAAAATGGATGCGCTgcatataaatatgtaaataattttgGACCCGTCCTGAGGCATCAAAATAACGCTCAAGTAACCAACATCACTGGGGTTAAAAATCCCAGAAGTTTTTGGGCATCTTTCATGAAGATGACTCTATCAAGGTTCTATTGTCTTACTTTGTTggtacaaacattttttaatcattaaattaTTAAGGCTGATGTGGATGTGAGTCATCTCtagtatgattttattttttttttcgattgtCTTTTGCCAGCCCTGACAAAAATATCACTTTGAGCCTCACCACCTCCATTCCACAGATGAAAATTGTCCATTTTTCTCGAGCCCCTCGAATCATAATAACTTACGACCTTGGTTATTATAGCGCAGGGTTTGCGGTGAGACTGCAAGAATGGAAGATATGAATGTAGAATGTTACCAGAGGTGACGGTTCTGGACTCTTATGGTAGCCGTTCTTGCCGTTGCACGTGCGGGAGTCTCGCCGGAGCCTGCGGCTAATGTGCGTGCCCTCGATGAAGTCCGTGTAGTCCTTGTAGTTATTGAACGGACCCACCAACACGCTCAGGAAGTTGAGATTGTAACTCAGGTACTCGATGAGAGAAGGTCTCACACTGCacagtgtacaaaaaaaaatgacaacaacagcaaaaaagtgTGAGCACTTCAGGTGCAAGGCGGCACGCTGTTTGGATCTGAGACAATTCCTTGATGAAAAGCTAGTTCATAAAAGTGCGGATTTACAGATGACAACACGTGActataaaacaatgaaatgaaacaagatTAATGTTGATTTCAATTTGTGAACTGTAGATGCACTGATGAGGAAGGAGCAGAATGGCAGAGCTTTTCAAATCTAAATGATACCCAACTTCATACGACAGATTTGAATGATGTCATCATGTCAGCAGCATGAAAAGAattgaactaccgtaattcccggcctacagagcgcacctggttataagcctcaaccacgacatttgtaaaggaaataccatttggtacatacgcaggccggagctgtgtaaaaacatcaaatggCCACaaggaaagacggtacacagagaatttaacgctagcaccgccgcacAAACACTAACagtagcaccgcgctaacatggccggtttaaaaaaaaataaaataaaataaaaaatatcataccggtaaaaatcaccgagacaaggcagtaacacactagcgcagcgccaacagggccggagcggtaaaattcacttcctcggcatatatattccaccggtctcactcttacctttgccgctcgagtgcccccttgcagccgttagaaaaaaatgcacaaattagccgcatcaccgcctaaaccgcagggttgaaagagtgcgaaaaaagtcgcggcttgtaggccggaaattacggtatttgcgtGCACGGCTCTATTGTCATGTCATCTTTCCCatgcaaaataatgcaattttcTGAAGTTGGCAGCAtgctatttatttatatgaACAAACTATTCACCGTGTCTGCATGTCCATGTCCTTGTGCTTCTTAGctaaagggagagagagagtgatTGATTCTTGAAATAAGAAGAAATTCGTTGGAAAATGGTCTTTCATCAATATTTACTGAAATAAATGCAAGAAAATTGGGCGTCTGCCTGGTGCCCGCAATCCTAATGTTGCTTGGGACAGGGATGGAAAAGGCTGGAAAGCTGGCAGAAGAAAAACTCAACATTTCACTTGTAAACTAGTTTTTGTTGGTCTAAAAGCAGCTTTAATCTAACCATTTCCCTCTTTCACAACTTACTAGTTTGCATGTTGACGGGCTTTCTGTCACACTGGTTGTAAAAACGTTGTGGACACACGGCACATCTCCTCCGTATCTCCTTTTCCACCAATATTAGAGTGCCACCATATTTCAAGACATGCAGTAATCTGTATGCAAACTTACTTGATTGCAAGCATCTTCTGTTCTGAAGTCAGTTCTTCAGCATTCCTACACATACCTGCAatcaaaaatgtcctttttaatGACATCAGTATCATAGTTTCAAACGTGACAAATGTCAACATCCCACAATCTGTCTTTAATTCCACTATTAAACTACTACAAAATATCACGTAAAATTTACGAGAGTGTAAACACGTGTAGTTGTGTGCGTTTTCTTACCATCATAGAGCTGGAATGCAAGTGAGGTAATTTTCTGAGTCACTATCATCAGTGGCCTGAGCAGAAAATATTGCTTTATATTATGTGACATATGACAAACCATTCATTACCCATATTTATTGCTTGACACTATTTAAGCAGTTTAAAATTTGAGCAGTCAAAGAGCTTTCATGGCATCAGAAAAGACAAACGTTAACTCTACAATATTGCAAGCGCATCCGTCCACTGACTCGTCAGATCAGTTTTACATTTCAATCGAAGGTGCTAAGCAGTTGCAGGTAGCCACAAGTGCGTCTgcgtgtactgtatgtacagtacgtgCATTGTGTGTACAGAGAGGCTGGGAGCAGCAGACATGTTCAAGCTGAAAGACAACGTGACCTCTACGATTTACTCTTACTCAGGATTGTGACCCACTGAAAGCAACATGAAGCATCAGAGCTAAGCACAGAAGGCAAAGCGAACGCTACGTGTTATACTAACGTCATTATAATCCTGTGCTGCGGGAGTGCATTTCATTTCGGAGTAACTCGTGAAAATCATCGC
It encodes:
- the mboat1 gene encoding lysophospholipid acyltransferase 1; the protein is MGEHPGSQWLLPVSEYSGFPLEMVNFLACQLFALSSGFCFRVYLSPRRSHPRVRHAVATLLGVAFLVFCFGWYSSHFFAVVLANYLIIIQADINNVHRYSMVMAMGYLTVCHVSRVFIFKYGILSTDFSGPLMIVTQKITSLAFQLYDGMCRNAEELTSEQKMLAINVRPSLIEYLSYNLNFLSVLVGPFNNYKDYTDFIEGTHISRRLRRDSRTCNGKNGYHKSPEPSPLKAVCQKLLVCCGCMLFFLTITRSLPIQYNVQPHFVSQAPFITRLAYALFSIQAARSKFYFAWTLGDAINNAAGFGFSGMDEHGKASWNLLSNLNIVGIETATSFKTFIDNWNIQTGKWLKMVCYDRAPRHRLALTFILSALWHGVYPGYYFTFVTGILITLAARAVRKSFRHRLLGRRSLKLVYDILTWAFTQLAIAYTVMPFLLLAVEPTMIYYRSMYFHMHIISILAALVLLPKVKSKAGAAKTPSHASSAQSPHDLCNNNDKTH